The following are from one region of the Salvia splendens isolate huo1 chromosome 2, SspV2, whole genome shotgun sequence genome:
- the LOC121792406 gene encoding GATA transcription factor 16-like isoform X2, with protein MESSQMEEGLSTIGAGIEKCCSDCRTTTTPLWRSGPSGPKSLCNACGIRHRKKRAVAKNDVKKGKIGKTRNLIPLGKEVEVAVGRRSAPKRLRRPKEWGEVERAALLLMALSFGAVFA; from the exons ATGGAATCTAGCCAAATG GAAGAGGGTTTGTCGACGATCGGAGCGGGGATCGAGAAATGCTGCTCCGACTGCAGAACCACCACCACGCCGCTGTGGAGGAGCGGCCCTTCAGGTCCTAAG TCTCTGTGTAATGCTTGCGGGATCAGACACAGAAAGAAGCGGGCGGTGGCGAAGAACGATGTGAAGAAGGGGAAAATAGGGAAAACGAGGAACTTGATACCTCTGGGGAAGGAAGTAGAGGTGGCGGTGGGGCGGAGGTCGGCGCCGAAGAGGCTGAGGAGGCCGAAAGAGTGGGGTGAAGTTGAGAGGGCTGCCCTGCTTTTGATGGCTCTGTCTTTTGGTGCTGTTTTTGCCTAG
- the LOC121792406 gene encoding GATA transcription factor 16-like isoform X1 — MGSVFRCNSQLFQEEGLSTIGAGIEKCCSDCRTTTTPLWRSGPSGPKSLCNACGIRHRKKRAVAKNDVKKGKIGKTRNLIPLGKEVEVAVGRRSAPKRLRRPKEWGEVERAALLLMALSFGAVFA, encoded by the exons ATGGGATCAGTCTTCCGTTGCAATTCACAACTATTTCAA GAAGAGGGTTTGTCGACGATCGGAGCGGGGATCGAGAAATGCTGCTCCGACTGCAGAACCACCACCACGCCGCTGTGGAGGAGCGGCCCTTCAGGTCCTAAG TCTCTGTGTAATGCTTGCGGGATCAGACACAGAAAGAAGCGGGCGGTGGCGAAGAACGATGTGAAGAAGGGGAAAATAGGGAAAACGAGGAACTTGATACCTCTGGGGAAGGAAGTAGAGGTGGCGGTGGGGCGGAGGTCGGCGCCGAAGAGGCTGAGGAGGCCGAAAGAGTGGGGTGAAGTTGAGAGGGCTGCCCTGCTTTTGATGGCTCTGTCTTTTGGTGCTGTTTTTGCCTAG
- the LOC121792406 gene encoding GATA transcription factor 16-like isoform X3, translating to MYLLIWSFRKRVCRRSERGSRNAAPTAEPPPRRCGGAALQSLCNACGIRHRKKRAVAKNDVKKGKIGKTRNLIPLGKEVEVAVGRRSAPKRLRRPKEWGEVERAALLLMALSFGAVFA from the exons ATGTACTTACTTATCTGGTCTTTTAGGAAGAGGGTTTGTCGACGATCGGAGCGGGGATCGAGAAATGCTGCTCCGACTGCAGAACCACCACCACGCCGCTGTGGAGGAGCGGCCCTTCAG TCTCTGTGTAATGCTTGCGGGATCAGACACAGAAAGAAGCGGGCGGTGGCGAAGAACGATGTGAAGAAGGGGAAAATAGGGAAAACGAGGAACTTGATACCTCTGGGGAAGGAAGTAGAGGTGGCGGTGGGGCGGAGGTCGGCGCCGAAGAGGCTGAGGAGGCCGAAAGAGTGGGGTGAAGTTGAGAGGGCTGCCCTGCTTTTGATGGCTCTGTCTTTTGGTGCTGTTTTTGCCTAG